In one window of Pseudomonas putida DNA:
- the xdhA gene encoding xanthine dehydrogenase small subunit, protein MIQFLVNQELRNEHALDPNMTVLQYLREHLGKPGTKEGCASGDCGACTVVVGELTPDDLGQPTLRYRSLNSCLTFVSSLHGKQLISVEGLKHQGELHSVQKAMADCHGSQCGFCTPGFVMSLFALQKNSSGHDLHQAQEALAGNLCRCTGYRPILDAAEQSCARPCQDQFDAQQAQTIARLQAIAPQQTGELNSGDKRCLVPLTVADLADLYSSHPEARLLAGGTDLALEVTQFHKTLPVMIYVGHVAELKRIDKTSSHLEIGAATPLTDCYGALNEEYPDFGALLHRFASLQIRNQGTLGGNIGNASPIGDSPPLLIALNAHIVLRQGDRQRTMALEDYFIDYRITARQDSEFIEKILVPRASNDWTFRAYKVSKRLDDDISAVCAAFNLNIENGVVAGVRIAFGGMAAIPKRARACEAALLGKPWNQASIERACQALAEDFSPLTDFRASKEYRLLTAQNLLRKYFIEQQSPYIETRVTAYV, encoded by the coding sequence GTGATCCAGTTTCTCGTCAACCAGGAGCTGCGCAACGAGCACGCCCTGGACCCGAACATGACGGTGCTGCAGTACCTGCGCGAGCACCTGGGCAAACCCGGCACCAAGGAAGGCTGCGCCAGCGGCGACTGCGGCGCCTGCACCGTGGTCGTGGGCGAACTGACCCCGGATGACCTGGGCCAGCCGACGCTGCGTTATCGCAGCCTCAACTCCTGCCTGACGTTCGTTTCCTCCTTGCACGGCAAGCAACTGATCAGTGTCGAGGGCCTCAAGCACCAGGGCGAGCTGCACAGCGTGCAGAAGGCCATGGCCGACTGCCACGGCTCGCAGTGCGGCTTCTGCACTCCAGGCTTCGTCATGTCGCTGTTCGCCCTGCAGAAGAACAGCAGCGGCCACGACCTGCACCAGGCCCAGGAAGCCCTGGCCGGCAACCTGTGCCGCTGCACCGGCTACCGGCCGATACTCGACGCCGCCGAGCAGAGTTGCGCACGCCCCTGCCAGGACCAGTTCGACGCCCAGCAGGCGCAGACCATCGCCCGTCTCCAGGCCATCGCCCCGCAGCAGACCGGCGAGCTCAACAGTGGTGACAAGCGCTGCCTGGTCCCGCTGACCGTCGCCGACCTGGCCGACCTGTACAGCTCGCACCCCGAGGCACGCCTGCTCGCAGGCGGCACCGACCTGGCACTGGAAGTCACCCAGTTCCACAAGACCCTGCCGGTGATGATCTATGTCGGCCATGTCGCCGAGCTCAAGCGCATCGACAAGACCAGCAGCCACCTGGAAATCGGCGCCGCCACCCCGCTCACCGACTGCTATGGCGCGCTGAACGAGGAATACCCCGACTTCGGCGCCCTGCTGCACCGCTTCGCTTCGCTGCAGATCCGCAACCAGGGCACCTTGGGCGGCAACATCGGCAACGCCTCGCCGATCGGCGACTCGCCACCCCTGCTGATCGCCCTCAACGCACACATCGTCCTGCGCCAGGGCGATCGCCAGCGCACGATGGCGCTGGAAGACTATTTCATCGACTACCGCATCACGGCCCGCCAGGACAGCGAGTTCATCGAGAAGATCCTGGTGCCACGCGCCAGCAACGACTGGACGTTCCGCGCCTACAAGGTGTCCAAGCGACTGGACGATGACATTTCTGCGGTATGCGCAGCGTTCAACCTGAACATCGAGAACGGCGTGGTCGCCGGCGTGCGCATCGCCTTCGGTGGCATGGCAGCGATTCCCAAGCGTGCCCGTGCCTGCGAGGCGGCACTGCTTGGCAAGCCCTGGAACCAGGCGAGCATCGAGCGCGCCTGCCAGGCACTGGCCGAAGACTTCAGCCCGCTGACGGATTTTCGCGCCAGCAAGGAATACCGCCTGCTGACCGCGCAGAACCTGCTGCGCAAATACTTCATCGAACAGCAATCGCCGTACATCGAGACCCGGGTGACCGCTTATGTCTAA
- a CDS encoding GntR family transcriptional regulator: MTFKAPDSLSEQIAHYLAERIIRGELAPGERIQEQKVTQALNVSRGSVREALLILERRHLVAILPRRGAHVTELDEHSVRSLCSLMGELYILLGNAVAQQWRSETDLLPFLEIQQRLHQARNNLDIKAFVAESFAVMRAAFPFARNPYLQETVENLQPAMSRAYYLALDQRQASMDDYVDLFARLLEAVLLRDLPRIREVLIAYCQRSCELVLAALAQA, from the coding sequence ATGACGTTCAAGGCGCCGGACAGCCTCTCCGAGCAAATTGCCCACTACCTGGCCGAGCGGATCATTCGCGGCGAGCTTGCACCCGGCGAGCGCATCCAGGAGCAGAAGGTCACCCAGGCCCTGAATGTCAGCCGCGGCTCGGTACGCGAAGCGCTGCTGATTCTTGAACGTCGTCATCTGGTAGCGATCCTGCCGCGTCGCGGAGCCCACGTCACCGAGCTCGACGAGCACAGTGTGCGCAGCCTGTGCAGCCTCATGGGCGAGCTGTACATCCTGCTGGGCAACGCCGTCGCCCAGCAGTGGCGCAGCGAGACCGACCTGCTGCCGTTCCTGGAGATCCAGCAGCGCCTGCACCAAGCTCGCAACAACCTGGACATCAAGGCGTTCGTCGCCGAAAGTTTCGCCGTCATGCGCGCCGCCTTCCCCTTCGCACGCAACCCTTACCTGCAGGAGACCGTGGAGAACCTGCAGCCGGCCATGAGCCGCGCCTACTACCTGGCGCTGGATCAACGCCAGGCCAGCATGGACGACTACGTCGACCTGTTCGCCCGCCTGCTGGAGGCAGTATTGCTGCGCGACCTGCCGCGTATCCGCGAGGTACTGATCGCCTATTGCCAACGCAGCTGCGAGCTGGTGTTGGCTGCGCTGGCGCAGGCCTGA
- the smc gene encoding chromosome segregation protein SMC, protein MRLKCIRLAGFKSFVDPTTVNFPSNMAAVVGPNGCGKSNIIDAVRWVMGESSAKNLRGESMTDVIFNGSSGRKPVSQASIELVFDNSDSTLVGEYAAYAEISIRRKVTRDAQNTYYLNGTKCRRRDITDIFLGTGLGPRSYSIIEQGMISKLIEAKPEELRNFIEEAAGISKYKERRRETENRIRRTQENLARLTDLREELERQLERLHRQAQAAEKYREYKAQERQLKARLSALRWRALDERVRQRESIIGDQEVAFEALVAEQRNADASIERLRDGHHELSERFNQVQGRFYSVAGDIARVEQSIQHGQQRLRQLQDDLKEAERTRLETESHLGHDRTLLATLAEDLAMLEPEQEMTLAAAEESAATLEEAELGMHGWQAQWDDFNTRSAEPRRQAEVQQARLQQLESSLERLAERQRKLSEENQQLGADPQDAAMLELSEQVAGSELQLEALQLQEQQVVERLEAVREQLQQATQAQQQQQGELQRLGGRLASLEALQQAALEPGSGAAEWLQGQGLGSRPRLAEGLRVEPGWELAVETVLGADLQAVLVDDFAALDFAALEQGDLRLLQASGEGARLPGSLLDKVDGRIDLAPWLGQVKPVESLEQALALRATLEEGHSLVSRDGYWVGRHFLRVSRGGESQGGVLARGQEIERLGHEQLEHEALLEQLTQQLQDLREQQLDQEEQREQLRRRSQDENRQLGELKASLSAGRARAEQLELRRRRLQEELAELQEQRALEHEQLGEARLVLQEALDLMAQDTEQREQLMARRDTLRETLDRVRQEARQHKDHAHQLAVRLGSLRAQHDSTRQALERLEQQAARLSERQEQLSLNLEEGEAPLEELRLKLEELLERRMSVDEEMRQARLHMDEADRELRDVEKRRAQAEQQAQLLRGQLEQSRLESQGLDVRRKTLQEQLLADGYDLQGVLATLEPESSEQGTEQELEQTEARIQRLGAINLAAIEEYEQQSERKRYLDAQNADLVEALETLENVIRKIDKETRNRFKDTFDQINAGLQALFPKVFGGGSAYLELTGEDLLDTGVTIMARPPGKKNSTIHLLSGGEKALTALALVFAIFKLNPAPFCMLDEVDAPLDDANVGRYARLVKEMSETVQFIYITHNKIAMEMADQLMGVTMHEPGCSRLVAVDVEEAMAMVDA, encoded by the coding sequence ATGCGCCTCAAGTGCATTCGCCTGGCCGGGTTCAAGTCGTTCGTCGACCCCACCACGGTCAATTTCCCCAGCAACATGGCGGCGGTGGTCGGGCCCAACGGCTGTGGCAAATCCAACATCATCGACGCCGTACGCTGGGTGATGGGCGAAAGCTCGGCGAAGAACCTGCGTGGCGAGTCGATGACCGATGTCATCTTCAACGGCTCCTCCGGGCGCAAGCCGGTGAGCCAGGCGAGCATCGAGCTGGTGTTCGACAACAGCGACAGCACCCTGGTCGGTGAATACGCCGCCTATGCCGAGATCTCCATCCGTCGCAAGGTGACCCGCGACGCGCAGAACACCTACTACCTCAACGGCACCAAGTGCCGCCGCCGCGACATCACTGACATCTTCCTTGGCACCGGCCTGGGCCCGCGCAGCTACTCGATCATCGAGCAGGGCATGATCTCCAAGCTGATCGAGGCCAAGCCCGAGGAGCTGCGCAACTTCATCGAGGAAGCGGCGGGCATCTCCAAGTACAAGGAGCGTCGCCGCGAGACCGAGAACCGCATCCGCCGCACCCAGGAGAACCTGGCGCGCCTGACCGACCTGCGCGAAGAGCTGGAGCGCCAGCTCGAACGCCTGCATCGCCAGGCCCAGGCCGCCGAGAAATACCGCGAATACAAGGCCCAGGAGCGCCAACTCAAGGCGCGCTTGTCGGCACTGCGCTGGCGTGCACTGGATGAGCGCGTGCGCCAGCGCGAAAGCATCATCGGTGACCAGGAAGTGGCCTTCGAGGCACTGGTGGCCGAGCAGCGCAATGCCGATGCCAGCATCGAACGCCTGCGCGACGGGCACCATGAGCTGTCCGAGCGGTTCAACCAGGTGCAGGGGCGCTTCTATTCCGTTGCGGGCGATATCGCGCGGGTCGAGCAGAGCATCCAGCACGGCCAGCAGCGCCTGCGCCAGTTGCAGGATGATCTCAAGGAAGCCGAGCGCACGCGCCTGGAAACCGAGTCGCACCTGGGCCACGACCGCACCCTGCTGGCGACCCTGGCCGAAGATCTCGCGATGCTCGAGCCCGAGCAGGAAATGACCCTCGCCGCCGCCGAAGAGTCCGCTGCGACGCTCGAGGAGGCCGAGCTGGGCATGCACGGCTGGCAGGCTCAGTGGGACGATTTCAATACCCGCTCCGCCGAGCCACGGCGTCAGGCCGAGGTCCAGCAGGCACGCCTGCAGCAGTTGGAGAGCAGCCTGGAACGTCTGGCCGAGCGCCAGCGCAAGCTGAGCGAAGAGAACCAGCAACTGGGCGCCGATCCCCAGGACGCCGCCATGCTCGAACTGTCGGAGCAGGTGGCTGGCAGCGAGTTGCAGCTCGAAGCGTTGCAATTGCAGGAGCAGCAGGTGGTCGAGCGGCTTGAGGCTGTGCGCGAGCAACTGCAGCAGGCGACCCAGGCCCAGCAGCAACAGCAGGGTGAATTGCAGCGCCTGGGCGGGCGTCTGGCGTCACTGGAGGCCCTGCAGCAAGCGGCCCTCGAACCCGGCAGTGGCGCGGCTGAATGGCTGCAGGGGCAGGGCTTGGGCAGCCGCCCGCGCCTGGCTGAAGGGCTGCGTGTGGAGCCCGGCTGGGAGCTGGCGGTGGAGACCGTACTGGGTGCCGACCTGCAGGCGGTGCTGGTGGACGATTTTGCTGCACTTGATTTTGCCGCCCTGGAGCAGGGCGACCTGCGCCTGCTGCAGGCGAGCGGCGAGGGTGCGCGCCTGCCCGGCAGCCTGCTGGACAAGGTCGACGGACGCATCGATCTGGCACCCTGGCTCGGCCAGGTCAAGCCGGTCGAGTCCCTGGAACAGGCCTTGGCCCTGCGCGCCACGCTTGAAGAGGGCCACAGCCTGGTCAGCCGCGATGGCTACTGGGTGGGCCGGCATTTCTTGCGGGTCAGCCGCGGTGGCGAGTCCCAGGGTGGCGTGTTGGCGCGAGGGCAGGAGATCGAGCGCCTCGGCCATGAGCAACTGGAGCACGAGGCGTTGCTCGAACAGCTCACGCAGCAGCTGCAAGACCTTCGCGAGCAACAGCTCGACCAGGAAGAACAGCGCGAGCAACTGCGCCGCCGCAGCCAGGACGAAAACCGGCAGCTTGGCGAGCTGAAGGCGAGCCTGTCTGCCGGGCGTGCTCGTGCCGAACAGTTGGAGCTGCGCCGCCGCCGCTTGCAGGAAGAACTGGCCGAACTCCAGGAGCAACGCGCCCTGGAGCATGAACAACTGGGCGAAGCACGCCTGGTGCTACAGGAAGCCCTGGATCTCATGGCCCAGGACACCGAGCAGCGTGAACAACTGATGGCCCGTCGCGACACCCTGCGCGAAACCCTCGATCGCGTCCGCCAGGAGGCCCGTCAGCACAAGGACCATGCCCACCAGTTGGCGGTGCGCCTGGGTTCCCTGCGTGCCCAGCACGACTCCACGCGCCAGGCCCTGGAACGTCTTGAGCAGCAGGCTGCACGCCTGAGCGAGCGCCAGGAGCAGTTGAGCCTCAATCTTGAAGAGGGCGAGGCGCCGCTGGAAGAGTTGCGCCTGAAGCTCGAAGAGCTGCTCGAACGGCGCATGAGTGTCGATGAGGAAATGCGCCAGGCGCGCCTGCACATGGACGAGGCCGATCGCGAACTGCGCGACGTCGAAAAGCGCCGTGCCCAGGCTGAACAGCAGGCCCAGTTGTTGCGCGGGCAACTGGAGCAATCACGCCTTGAGTCCCAGGGCCTGGATGTGCGGCGCAAGACCTTGCAAGAGCAACTGCTCGCCGACGGTTACGACCTGCAGGGTGTGCTCGCCACGCTCGAGCCCGAGTCCAGCGAGCAGGGTACCGAGCAGGAGTTGGAGCAGACCGAAGCGCGGATCCAGCGCCTGGGTGCGATCAACCTGGCGGCAATCGAGGAGTACGAGCAGCAGTCCGAGCGCAAGCGCTATCTCGATGCCCAGAACGCTGACCTGGTCGAGGCGCTGGAGACGCTCGAGAACGTCATCCGCAAGATCGACAAGGAAACCCGAAACCGTTTCAAGGATACCTTTGATCAGATAAATGCCGGATTACAGGCACTTTTCCCAAAAGTTTTCGGTGGCGGCAGCGCTTATCTGGAACTGACGGGCGAAGATCTACTCGATACAGGGGTGACGATCATGGCGCGCCCGCCGGGCAAGAAGAACAGCACCATCCATTTGCTGTCCGGCGGCGAGAAGGCACTGACCGCATTGGCGTTGGTGTTCGCCATCTTCAAGCTGAATCCGGCACCGTTCTGCATGCTCGATGAAGTCGATGCGCCGCTGGACGATGCCAACGTCGGGCGTTACGCCCGGTTGGTGAAGGAAATGAGCGAGACCGTGCAGTTCATCTACATTACGCATAACAAGATTGCCATGGAAATGGCCGATCAATTGATGGGGGTCACCATGCATGAGCCCGGTTGTTCACGTCTTGTTGCAGTTGATGTGGAGGAGGCCATGGCCATGGTTGACGCCTGA
- the zipA gene encoding cell division protein ZipA has protein sequence MEIGLREWLIVIGIIVIAGILFDGWRRMRGGKGKLKFRLDRSYSNLPDDEGSAEVLGPARVLDTHKEPELDETDLPSMSAPAREREREPKPAKAPKRGKRAAAESQQGDLNLVAEPREPDLFADSDDDFSADNNRNSGFATSNNAAKELPPVEEVLVISVISRDEGGFKGPALLQNILESGLRFGEMDIFHRHESMAGHGEVLFSMANAVKPGIFDLDDIDHFSTRAVSFFLGLPGPRHPKQAFDVMVAAARKLAHELDGELKDDQRSVLTAQTIEHYRQRIVEFERRALTQKR, from the coding sequence ATGGAAATCGGTCTGCGCGAGTGGCTGATCGTCATCGGCATCATTGTCATCGCCGGTATTCTTTTCGACGGCTGGCGCCGCATGCGCGGCGGCAAGGGCAAGTTGAAGTTCCGTCTGGATCGTAGCTATTCCAACCTCCCGGACGACGAGGGCAGTGCCGAGGTGCTCGGCCCTGCGCGCGTCCTGGACACGCATAAAGAGCCGGAGCTGGACGAAACCGACCTGCCGTCGATGAGCGCCCCGGCCCGTGAACGCGAGCGCGAGCCAAAGCCGGCCAAGGCGCCCAAGCGTGGCAAGCGTGCTGCTGCCGAGTCGCAGCAGGGCGACCTGAATCTGGTCGCTGAACCGCGCGAGCCGGACCTGTTCGCCGACAGCGATGACGACTTCAGTGCCGACAACAACCGCAACAGCGGTTTCGCCACGAGCAACAACGCCGCCAAAGAGTTGCCTCCGGTCGAAGAGGTGCTGGTGATCAGCGTCATCTCCCGTGACGAAGGTGGCTTCAAGGGCCCAGCGTTGCTGCAGAACATCCTGGAAAGCGGCCTGCGTTTCGGCGAGATGGACATCTTCCATCGCCACGAAAGCATGGCCGGTCACGGCGAGGTGCTGTTCTCCATGGCCAACGCGGTCAAGCCAGGCATATTCGACCTGGATGACATCGACCATTTCAGCACCCGTGCGGTCAGCTTCTTCCTCGGCCTGCCCGGCCCGCGTCATCCGAAGCAGGCCTTCGACGTGATGGTTGCCGCCGCGCGCAAGCTGGCCCACGAGCTCGACGGTGAGCTCAAGGATGACCAGCGCAGCGTACTGACCGCGCAGACCATCGAGCACTACCGCCAGCGTATCGTCGAGTTCGAGCGCCGTGCGCTGACCCAGAAGCGCTGA
- the ligA gene encoding NAD-dependent DNA ligase LigA translates to MNAENRIHELRAELDQHNYRYYVLDEPSVPDAEYDRLFNELKALEAENPHLVTPDSPTQRVGGAALAAFTQVRHEIPMLSLGNAFEEADLREFGRRVVEGLDQAEAVDYSCEPKLDGLAVSLLYRDGQLVQGATRGDGTTGEDISTNVRTIRNVPLKLHGSGWPEVLEVRGEVYMSKAGFERLNAAQAEIGGKTFANPRNAAAGSLRQLDSKITASRPLEFCSYGIGQTSASVGDSHIGILEQLKVWGMPISPELKHAAGIEQCLAYYQDIGARRNALPYEIDGVVFKVNSLAAQRELGFRAREPRWAIAHKFPAMEELTEVLDVEFQVGRTGAVTPVARLKPVKVAGVTVSNATLHNMDEIARLGLRIGDTVIIRRAGDVIPQVMQVVLDRRPDDARPVEVPSACPVCGSQVERTQLVKRSKGKETTSEGAVYRCVGRLACGAQLKQAIIHYVSRRAMDIDGLGEKSVEQLVDEGLIGSPADLYKLQFEQIVDLEGFAEVSSRKLLEAIEASKRPPLARFIFALGIPDVGEETAKVLARSLGSLERVQVALPQVLTYLPDIGLEVAYEIHNFFEDAHNREVIQQLLDSGMQLQDQGELAAEFAASTTLAGMIAKLDIPSVGPTGAEKLVDKLGTLDKIIAADGIDLRQALNTKQADAVREFFKVEANQQLARAIEAQLQAFGMHWHSEKKTTEGLPLAGQTWVLTGTLERMSRDIAKDKLESLGAKVAGSVSGKTHCVVAGPGAGSKLAKASELGVKVLDEEAFVAFLEEQGITV, encoded by the coding sequence ATGAACGCCGAAAACCGAATCCACGAACTGCGCGCCGAACTCGACCAGCACAACTATCGCTACTACGTGCTGGACGAGCCCAGTGTGCCCGACGCCGAATACGACCGGCTGTTCAACGAACTCAAGGCCCTGGAAGCCGAGAACCCACACCTGGTCACCCCCGACTCGCCCACCCAGCGCGTCGGCGGTGCAGCCTTGGCGGCCTTCACCCAGGTGCGCCACGAGATCCCCATGCTCAGCCTGGGCAACGCCTTCGAAGAGGCTGACCTGCGTGAGTTCGGGCGGCGCGTGGTCGAAGGGCTCGACCAGGCCGAGGCGGTGGACTACAGCTGCGAGCCCAAGCTCGATGGCCTGGCGGTGAGCCTGTTGTACCGCGACGGCCAGCTGGTGCAGGGCGCCACCCGTGGCGACGGCACGACCGGCGAAGACATCAGCACCAACGTGCGCACCATCCGCAACGTTCCGTTGAAGCTGCATGGCAGCGGCTGGCCCGAAGTGCTCGAAGTGCGTGGCGAGGTGTACATGAGCAAGGCGGGCTTCGAGCGGCTCAATGCCGCTCAGGCCGAAATCGGCGGCAAGACCTTCGCCAACCCCCGCAACGCTGCCGCTGGCAGCCTGCGTCAACTGGACTCGAAGATCACCGCCAGCCGCCCGCTGGAATTCTGCAGCTATGGCATCGGCCAGACTTCAGCGAGCGTCGGCGACAGCCATATCGGCATCCTCGAGCAGCTCAAGGTCTGGGGCATGCCGATCAGCCCTGAGCTCAAGCACGCCGCCGGTATCGAACAATGCCTGGCCTATTACCAGGACATCGGCGCCCGCCGCAACGCGCTGCCCTATGAGATCGACGGCGTGGTGTTCAAGGTCAACAGCCTGGCGGCCCAGCGCGAGCTTGGGTTCCGTGCGCGTGAGCCGCGCTGGGCCATCGCCCACAAGTTCCCGGCCATGGAAGAGCTCACCGAGGTGCTGGACGTCGAGTTCCAGGTCGGCCGTACCGGCGCGGTGACGCCGGTCGCTCGCCTCAAACCGGTCAAGGTGGCCGGGGTGACCGTGTCCAACGCCACCCTGCACAACATGGACGAGATCGCCCGCCTGGGCCTGCGCATCGGTGACACGGTGATCATCCGCCGTGCCGGTGACGTGATTCCGCAGGTGATGCAGGTGGTGCTCGATCGTCGCCCTGATGACGCTCGCCCGGTCGAGGTGCCGAGCGCCTGCCCGGTGTGCGGCTCGCAGGTCGAGCGCACGCAGTTGGTCAAGCGCAGCAAGGGCAAGGAGACCACCAGCGAAGGGGCGGTGTATCGCTGCGTCGGCCGCCTGGCCTGTGGCGCCCAGCTCAAGCAGGCGATCATTCACTATGTGTCGCGCCGGGCGATGGATATCGACGGCCTTGGCGAGAAGAGCGTCGAGCAATTGGTCGACGAAGGCCTGATCGGTTCCCCGGCAGACCTGTACAAGCTGCAGTTCGAGCAGATCGTCGACCTGGAGGGCTTCGCCGAAGTCTCCAGCCGCAAGCTGCTAGAAGCCATCGAGGCGAGCAAGCGCCCGCCGCTCGCGCGCTTCATCTTCGCCCTGGGCATCCCCGATGTGGGCGAGGAGACCGCCAAGGTCCTGGCCCGCTCCCTGGGCAGCCTGGAACGGGTGCAGGTGGCACTGCCACAGGTGCTGACCTACCTGCCGGACATCGGCCTTGAAGTCGCCTACGAGATCCATAACTTCTTCGAGGATGCGCACAACCGCGAAGTCATCCAGCAGTTGCTCGACAGCGGCATGCAGTTACAGGACCAGGGCGAGCTGGCGGCGGAGTTCGCCGCCAGCACCACCCTCGCCGGCATGATCGCCAAACTCGACATCCCCTCGGTCGGCCCGACCGGCGCCGAGAAGCTGGTGGACAAGCTCGGCACCCTCGACAAGATCATCGCCGCCGACGGTATCGACCTGCGCCAGGCCCTGAATACCAAGCAGGCCGATGCCGTGCGCGAGTTCTTCAAGGTCGAGGCCAACCAGCAACTCGCCCGCGCCATCGAAGCCCAGCTCCAAGCGTTCGGCATGCACTGGCACAGCGAGAAGAAAACCACCGAGGGCCTGCCCCTGGCCGGTCAGACCTGGGTGCTGACCGGCACCCTGGAACGCATGAGTCGCGACATCGCCAAGGACAAGCTGGAAAGCCTCGGCGCCAAGGTGGCGGGTTCGGTGTCCGGCAAGACCCACTGCGTGGTGGCAGGTCCGGGGGCGGGATCGAAGCTGGCCAAGGCCAGTGAGCTGGGGGTCAAGGTGCTGGACGAAGAGGCCTTCGTGGCGTTCCTTGAGGAGCAGGGCATTACGGTTTGA
- a CDS encoding ParA family protein — MARKRTPNLPLSEEDLKLFQDVKASGTKAICFFNNKGGVGKTTLVANLAAELALNFGAKVLVVDADPQCNFTQYVLSEDESLDIYSESDPSSVYSVIRPISLGRGYSDTLPIRKSESFGFDIIIGDPRLALQEDLLAGDWRDARGGGMRGIRTTFVFAELVRQAKELSYDFVFFDMGPSLGAINRAVLLAMDYFVVPMSIDIFSVWAIKNIGSTVGVWQKELAIGLKLAEEPSELAGLKSGWSLGFLGYVTQQHKERAGYDKEASEDGGDEIKTRRRVQAYEDIGSSFPAEVARNLGDFYDHEVTNPHLGDIRHLGSLAPRSQSQHVPMISVLGTGSYTKMRKQAREIYRDIARRYLQNLITSKGL; from the coding sequence ATGGCCAGGAAAAGAACACCTAATCTGCCGCTTTCCGAGGAAGACCTGAAGCTTTTCCAAGACGTGAAAGCCTCTGGCACCAAAGCGATTTGTTTCTTCAACAACAAGGGGGGTGTCGGTAAGACCACCTTGGTTGCAAACTTGGCCGCAGAGCTTGCGTTGAATTTTGGCGCAAAAGTTCTTGTCGTTGATGCTGATCCACAGTGTAACTTTACTCAATATGTTCTGAGTGAGGATGAATCATTAGATATTTACTCGGAGAGTGATCCCTCGAGTGTTTATAGTGTTATTCGCCCTATCTCCTTGGGGCGTGGATATAGCGATACTCTGCCAATCAGGAAGAGTGAAAGTTTCGGATTCGATATCATTATTGGTGACCCGCGTCTTGCCTTGCAGGAAGACCTGCTGGCCGGCGATTGGAGAGACGCGCGGGGTGGTGGGATGCGCGGTATTCGCACCACATTCGTTTTTGCTGAATTAGTTCGCCAAGCGAAAGAGCTGTCTTACGACTTCGTGTTCTTTGATATGGGGCCATCGCTGGGTGCGATTAACCGAGCCGTTTTGTTGGCGATGGACTACTTCGTAGTCCCGATGTCTATTGATATCTTCTCTGTTTGGGCGATTAAGAATATCGGGAGTACGGTTGGTGTCTGGCAGAAGGAGCTCGCCATTGGCCTCAAGCTTGCTGAGGAACCATCAGAGCTTGCTGGGCTAAAGTCAGGGTGGAGTCTGGGTTTCCTCGGGTATGTTACCCAGCAGCATAAAGAGCGTGCTGGTTATGACAAGGAAGCAAGCGAAGATGGTGGCGATGAGATTAAAACTCGCCGCCGCGTTCAGGCTTACGAAGATATCGGATCCAGTTTCCCGGCTGAAGTGGCGAGGAATTTGGGGGATTTCTATGATCATGAAGTAACGAATCCTCACTTGGGGGATATTCGTCATTTGGGTAGTCTCGCTCCCCGTTCTCAAAGCCAGCATGTTCCAATGATTTCAGTTCTCGGGACTGGTAGCTACACGAAGATGAGGAAACAGGCACGGGAAATTTATCGAGATATTGCTCGTCGGTATCTCCAGAATTTGATTACTTCGAAGGGTCTCTAA
- a CDS encoding SIR2 family protein — translation MGDLARQRVVLFLGAGVSASAITASGQRIAGWPKFLRDCAQRTDDPLRAQLVRLLDGKDYLLACELLQHHFGDDWGDIVTAEFGQQATPSPLHAALLGLRQRIIITTNFDKLIETAWANFTDGGTHLPKVISGVDQQVFRVLKDHEGKYLLKIHGTFDDARSLIFSRSEYIRLAFGNENYSNFLEALLLNFTFIYVGFSMDDPAITSLMEMYTLRYPTSRPHYIFTPQGIEENIVEVHKRLRKLVVIQYDSKDNHAALAPLIEDLGRQARARYRTLVSDMMNFVENEPDNESLEVPEPVLGEATLDNATQFEANATGS, via the coding sequence TTGGGTGATTTGGCTCGCCAAAGAGTAGTTCTTTTCCTCGGTGCAGGGGTTTCTGCAAGTGCTATTACTGCAAGTGGGCAACGTATTGCAGGGTGGCCGAAGTTTCTGCGTGACTGTGCACAGAGGACTGATGATCCATTAAGGGCTCAGCTCGTGAGGTTGTTAGATGGAAAGGATTACTTGCTGGCTTGTGAATTGCTTCAGCATCATTTTGGTGATGACTGGGGGGATATCGTTACAGCCGAGTTTGGTCAGCAGGCAACTCCTTCGCCACTTCATGCGGCGTTGCTTGGGCTTCGTCAGCGGATCATTATTACCACGAACTTTGATAAGCTAATCGAAACCGCTTGGGCGAATTTTACGGATGGGGGAACACATCTCCCTAAAGTTATATCTGGGGTTGATCAACAAGTTTTTCGTGTTCTCAAGGATCATGAGGGCAAATACCTTCTAAAGATTCATGGGACCTTTGATGATGCTAGGAGTCTTATATTTTCGCGTTCTGAATATATTAGGCTTGCATTTGGTAATGAAAACTACTCCAACTTCCTTGAGGCTTTGCTCTTAAACTTCACTTTCATATATGTGGGGTTTTCGATGGATGATCCGGCTATTACGTCTCTGATGGAGATGTATACTCTTCGTTATCCGACGTCGCGCCCACATTACATCTTCACTCCGCAAGGTATAGAGGAAAATATAGTTGAGGTTCATAAGCGGCTTAGAAAGCTAGTCGTGATTCAGTACGACTCTAAGGATAATCACGCTGCCTTAGCGCCACTTATTGAAGACTTGGGCAGGCAGGCCCGAGCTCGCTACCGCACGCTTGTAAGTGACATGATGAACTTTGTCGAGAATGAGCCGGATAATGAGTCTCTTGAAGTGCCCGAGCCAGTGTTGGGAGAAGCGACTTTGGATAATGCTACTCAATTTGAAGCCAACGCTACTGGCTCATGA